From Candidatus Eremiobacteraceae bacterium, one genomic window encodes:
- a CDS encoding periplasmic heavy metal sensor gives MRNLIPAIFAVAVISLPLGAVAGEAPAPMPPMPPPPGMGMAFDLDGQNLTPAQQQQIHQIMDQSHQQMQQLMSQARSRVLGSITPAHRQLLAQIVGNLAVSPNPDWDAATKQLNAALSPGEAQAVLSTHQAAMQQMMSIMQSTHQRMEAVLTSQQRSSMSSGHENEQTHDRMYFKGPSGSPTAGEILLHLSEMGGDHMFFTERHIESTTTTH, from the coding sequence ATGAGAAACCTCATCCCGGCGATATTCGCCGTCGCCGTCATCAGCCTTCCTCTGGGTGCGGTCGCCGGCGAAGCGCCCGCTCCGATGCCTCCGATGCCTCCCCCGCCCGGCATGGGCATGGCCTTCGATCTCGATGGCCAGAACCTCACGCCGGCCCAACAGCAACAGATCCATCAGATCATGGATCAGTCGCATCAGCAGATGCAGCAGTTGATGTCGCAGGCTCGTTCGAGAGTCCTCGGCTCGATCACGCCCGCTCACCGGCAGCTGCTCGCGCAGATCGTCGGCAATCTTGCGGTCTCTCCGAACCCCGATTGGGATGCTGCGACGAAGCAGTTGAACGCAGCGCTCTCGCCCGGCGAGGCGCAGGCGGTGCTGTCGACGCATCAGGCAGCGATGCAACAGATGATGTCGATCATGCAGTCGACGCATCAGCGCATGGAAGCGGTGTTGACTTCGCAGCAGCGCAGCTCCATGTCCAGCGGCCATGAGAACGAGCAGACCCACGATCGGATGTATTTCAAAGGTCCATCCGGCTCACCGACCGCCGGCGAGATCCTGCTCCATCTCAGCGAGATGGGCGGCGACCACATGTTCTTCACCGAACGACACATAGAATCGACGACGACCACTCACTGA
- a CDS encoding HAMP domain-containing sensor histidine kinase, which yields MTAKQGVPVAAIAAHCALVALWLVLAVGISAFALHLSTSAVNYGDVQLADAASGLGRMAASLSAAGASEVQLTTSITAAAKARGLSVSSQSMPRPPEPDPRLPVPPPFGLMVPTQILSPSGPFESPSAVLHVADTMFVFQLEDDPVMNVERWYAISMIALFVIAILVSFLVQRRTLRRALAPVTTIESALRRLAVGEYARLEMFGDESSPGVVGAYNAAADELASSIRLRAEAEANLRQFVADAGHELRTPLTVVMGFVDVLRQGAIAEQALAQRILDSVAVEGERMRRLITRMLMLARLDAVAPERRESVDLSQVVADTVQSFEPLRGTTSLATKLDPDVSVAGSASDVREIVGILVDNAIKYAPGSHVVASTTRDDRYGILTVTDDGPGMPPELRVRAFDRFSRGDERGSVPGSGLGLAIVKRIAVRADGDVDLESGPGKGTQVRVRLPIADGLVRGVGVQ from the coding sequence ATGACCGCAAAGCAGGGCGTCCCCGTCGCCGCGATCGCCGCGCACTGCGCGCTCGTCGCGCTTTGGCTCGTTCTCGCGGTCGGGATCTCCGCATTCGCGCTCCATCTGAGCACGTCAGCCGTCAACTACGGGGATGTGCAGCTCGCGGATGCCGCTTCGGGCCTCGGGCGAATGGCGGCGTCGCTCAGCGCTGCCGGCGCGAGCGAGGTTCAGCTGACGACATCGATCACCGCTGCGGCGAAGGCGCGCGGTCTTTCCGTGTCGAGCCAGAGCATGCCGCGCCCACCAGAACCCGACCCGCGCTTGCCGGTGCCGCCGCCCTTCGGACTCATGGTGCCGACGCAGATCCTCAGCCCGTCCGGGCCGTTCGAGTCGCCATCAGCGGTCCTGCACGTCGCCGACACGATGTTCGTCTTCCAGCTTGAAGACGATCCCGTCATGAACGTAGAGCGTTGGTATGCTATCTCGATGATCGCTCTGTTCGTCATCGCGATCCTCGTGTCGTTCCTCGTTCAGCGCCGGACCCTGCGCCGAGCGCTCGCGCCGGTCACGACAATCGAGTCCGCGCTTCGCCGTCTCGCCGTCGGGGAATACGCACGCCTCGAGATGTTCGGCGACGAATCGAGCCCGGGCGTCGTCGGCGCCTACAATGCGGCGGCTGATGAGCTTGCGTCATCGATCCGTTTACGCGCCGAGGCTGAGGCGAATCTCCGCCAGTTCGTCGCCGACGCCGGCCACGAACTGCGGACGCCGCTCACAGTCGTCATGGGTTTCGTCGACGTCCTGCGCCAGGGGGCGATCGCCGAACAAGCGCTCGCGCAACGCATTCTCGACTCCGTCGCCGTCGAAGGCGAGCGCATGCGCCGCCTCATCACGCGCATGCTCATGCTCGCACGGCTCGACGCGGTGGCGCCGGAACGCCGAGAGTCGGTCGATCTGTCGCAAGTGGTCGCCGACACCGTCCAGTCGTTCGAACCGCTTCGCGGCACGACATCGCTCGCGACGAAGCTCGACCCCGATGTCAGCGTCGCCGGCTCGGCATCGGACGTCCGCGAGATCGTCGGCATCCTCGTCGACAACGCGATCAAGTATGCGCCCGGCTCGCATGTCGTCGCGTCGACGACGCGCGACGATCGTTACGGGATCCTGACTGTGACCGACGACGGTCCGGGAATGCCGCCTGAACTACGCGTGCGCGCGTTCGACCGATTCTCCCGCGGCGACGAGCGCGGCTCGGTGCCCGGTTCCGGCCTTGGCCTCGCGATCGTCAAGCGGATCGCCGTGCGTGCCGACGGCGACGTCGATCTCGAAAGCGGGCCGGGAAAAGGCACGCAGGTCCGCGTGCGACTGCCGATCGCGGACGGTTTAGTCCGCGGCGTCGGCGTGCAGTGA
- a CDS encoding response regulator transcription factor, which translates to MLAKMLDMDGNGAKVLAIDDERNIREMLQLGLERKGFIVKVLADGRAVGEVIDGWQPDVVLLDVMLPFADGFSLLPAIRSHTQAPIIMLTAKGDVDDKITGLQLGADDYLAKPFALSELIARITAALRRPTMSAQPERLQHADLSVDVKSRDVRRGGAKIALTNREYSLLVTLLREPHRIFSKEQLLEIVWGHDYEGEIGVVETYISYLRAKIDGGQGRKLIHTVRSAGYSLHADAAD; encoded by the coding sequence ATGCTGGCAAAGATGCTCGACATGGACGGCAACGGCGCCAAGGTCCTCGCGATCGATGACGAGCGCAACATCCGCGAGATGCTGCAGCTCGGGCTCGAGCGCAAAGGCTTCATCGTCAAGGTGCTTGCCGACGGCAGAGCTGTCGGCGAGGTCATCGACGGCTGGCAGCCCGATGTCGTCCTGCTCGACGTCATGCTCCCGTTCGCCGACGGCTTCTCGCTGCTGCCCGCGATCCGCAGCCACACGCAGGCGCCGATCATCATGCTCACGGCCAAAGGCGACGTCGACGACAAGATAACGGGTTTGCAGCTCGGCGCCGACGATTACCTGGCGAAGCCCTTTGCTCTCTCGGAGCTCATCGCGCGCATCACCGCCGCGTTACGCCGGCCGACGATGAGCGCCCAACCCGAACGGCTGCAGCATGCCGACCTCTCGGTCGACGTGAAATCGCGTGACGTGCGCCGCGGCGGTGCGAAGATCGCGCTGACGAATCGCGAGTACTCGCTGCTCGTGACTCTGCTGCGCGAGCCGCACCGGATCTTCAGCAAAGAACAGTTGCTCGAGATCGTCTGGGGTCACGACTACGAAGGCGAGATCGGCGTCGTCGAGACGTACATCTCGTATCTGCGCGCGAAAATCGACGGCGGTCAGGGCCGCAAGCTCATCCACACCGTGCGTTCGGCCGGCTACTCACTGCACGCCGACGCCGCGGACTAA
- a CDS encoding ABC transporter permease produces MDPLMPLLAIASLTLREAARRRVILAVGLLSLLVIGLSGWGFERLHAMSIVEGRPSPSQAAATYAILVIMLAQMFSFVLAVGAAFLAAPSIAGEVESGVALVVLPRPIRRSDVLLGKWLGLSVLLALYAFGAGGLELIVVRLITGYVPPHPIVALGFIAFQAIALLTLALALSTRLASITGGIIALVLYGVSWLAQPGSTAAAIFHNEGLQHACTAITLLVPTGGLWRGAAFALEPVLIAAMSGTTQGANPITVSTPPTGPFLIWSAGWIVAVLLLGIWSFNKRDV; encoded by the coding sequence ATGGATCCGCTGATGCCGCTGCTCGCGATCGCTAGCCTGACGCTGCGCGAAGCGGCGCGGCGTCGCGTCATCCTGGCGGTCGGGTTGCTTTCGCTCCTCGTCATCGGGCTTTCGGGATGGGGCTTCGAGCGCTTGCATGCGATGTCGATCGTCGAGGGCCGCCCATCGCCTTCGCAGGCGGCAGCGACGTACGCGATCCTCGTCATCATGCTCGCGCAGATGTTCAGCTTCGTGCTCGCGGTCGGGGCGGCGTTCCTCGCAGCGCCGTCGATCGCGGGCGAAGTCGAATCCGGCGTCGCGCTCGTCGTCCTTCCGCGGCCGATCCGCCGCAGCGACGTGCTGCTCGGCAAGTGGCTCGGGCTTTCCGTGCTGCTCGCCTTGTACGCGTTTGGCGCAGGCGGCCTCGAGCTCATCGTCGTGCGCCTCATCACCGGCTACGTGCCGCCTCATCCGATCGTCGCGCTCGGATTCATCGCGTTCCAGGCGATCGCGCTGCTGACCCTTGCGCTCGCGCTTTCGACGCGACTCGCCTCGATCACCGGCGGCATCATCGCCCTCGTCCTCTACGGCGTGTCGTGGCTCGCGCAACCAGGATCGACCGCCGCCGCGATATTCCACAATGAAGGTCTGCAGCACGCCTGTACCGCCATTACGCTGCTCGTTCCGACGGGAGGTCTCTGGCGCGGCGCGGCGTTCGCGCTCGAGCCCGTTCTCATCGCCGCGATGAGCGGCACGACACAGGGCGCCAACCCGATCACGGTGTCCACCCCGCCGACGGGGCCATTTCTGATATGGTCGGCCGGCTGGATCGTCGCGGTCTTACTGCTCGGCATCTGGAGCTTCAACAAGCGCGACGTTTAG
- a CDS encoding ABC transporter ATP-binding protein, translating into MTAAVSREGSASAGPSPAIHTVDLAKQYGDVAALAALSMSVPRGEVFGFLGPNGAGKTTAVKLLLGLTFPSGGEAFVLGAPVGDRETRRKVGYLPELFRYQDWLSAREVLGFHCVLAGVSKGARTRHVDDALETVGLAKRASDRVGSYSKGMQQRLGLAVALIGEPELILLDEPTSALDPVGRREVRDVLHALKRRGVTVFLNSHLLTEVEQVCDRVAIVDRGRVIAIGPLAEITGDGWSVRIKMEAASPAFLETLKPFGQAAEEEGGRAIVLRGVTPGQVPDAVAALVRAGARITAVEPNRRSLEDQFIRLLHGSADAAARDR; encoded by the coding sequence ATGACGGCGGCCGTGTCGCGCGAGGGGTCCGCATCAGCAGGCCCCTCGCCCGCTATTCACACGGTCGATCTCGCGAAGCAGTACGGGGACGTCGCCGCGCTCGCGGCGCTCTCGATGAGCGTTCCGCGCGGCGAAGTCTTCGGGTTTCTCGGACCCAACGGCGCCGGCAAGACGACCGCGGTGAAGCTCTTGCTCGGTTTGACGTTTCCGAGCGGCGGCGAGGCATTCGTGCTCGGTGCGCCGGTCGGCGATCGCGAGACGCGCCGCAAAGTCGGATATCTGCCCGAGCTCTTCCGATACCAAGATTGGCTCAGCGCGCGCGAGGTGCTCGGCTTCCATTGCGTGCTGGCAGGCGTTTCGAAAGGCGCGCGGACGAGACACGTCGACGACGCGCTCGAGACGGTCGGCCTCGCGAAACGCGCCTCGGACCGCGTCGGATCGTATTCCAAAGGAATGCAGCAGCGTCTCGGCCTCGCGGTCGCGCTCATCGGCGAGCCCGAGCTCATCTTGCTCGACGAGCCGACGTCGGCGCTCGATCCGGTCGGGCGTCGCGAAGTGCGCGACGTACTTCATGCGCTCAAGCGTCGCGGCGTGACGGTGTTCCTCAATTCGCACCTGCTCACCGAGGTGGAGCAGGTCTGCGATCGCGTGGCGATCGTCGACCGCGGTCGCGTCATCGCCATCGGGCCGCTTGCAGAGATAACGGGCGACGGCTGGTCGGTGCGGATAAAGATGGAGGCGGCATCGCCGGCGTTCCTCGAGACGCTGAAGCCATTCGGTCAGGCGGCAGAAGAAGAAGGAGGCCGGGCGATCGTCCTCCGCGGCGTGACGCCCGGACAAGTCCCTGACGCGGTCGCCGCTCTCGTGCGCGCCGGCGCGCGGATAACAGCGGTCGAGCCGAATCGTCGGTCGCTCGAAGACCAGTTCATCCGATTGCTTCATGGATCCGCTGATGCCGCTGCTCGCGATCGCTAG
- a CDS encoding sigma-70 family RNA polymerase sigma factor has protein sequence MAWALTVEEAMHVRTDADAFESLYLAEYPRIHSIAMRTGLDASESEDVAQEAFTQYHRSHAADAPYAAAWLRRAVVHLAFNTIRSRRRRAAREERDHRTDEPLTLGTATETDPPSRLEHAERSAAVRAAMSKLSERYASVLALRYSGMSYAEVGAALGIPVNHVGSVLRRAESAFKKEFEYASR, from the coding sequence TTGGCCTGGGCCTTGACAGTCGAAGAGGCGATGCACGTGCGGACGGATGCGGACGCGTTCGAGTCGTTGTACCTCGCCGAATATCCACGCATCCACTCGATCGCGATGCGGACGGGTCTCGATGCGAGCGAGTCCGAGGACGTCGCGCAAGAGGCTTTCACCCAGTACCATCGCTCGCACGCGGCGGATGCGCCGTATGCGGCCGCGTGGCTGCGCCGGGCCGTCGTGCATCTCGCGTTCAACACGATCCGCTCGCGGCGGCGTCGCGCGGCACGCGAGGAGCGCGACCATCGGACGGACGAGCCGCTCACGCTCGGCACGGCGACCGAGACGGATCCGCCATCCCGGCTCGAACATGCCGAGCGATCAGCTGCCGTTCGCGCTGCGATGAGCAAGCTGTCGGAGCGATACGCCTCGGTGCTCGCCCTGCGCTACTCAGGGATGTCGTATGCCGAAGTCGGAGCGGCGCTCGGCATTCCGGTCAACCATGTCGGATCGGTGCTTCGCCGGGCGGAATCGGCGTTCAAGAAGGAGTTCGAATATGCGTCACGCTGA
- a CDS encoding ornithine cyclodeaminase family protein produces MSERRMLVLSEADIAAVLPMADVIEAVESALRAQAQDKVIQPVRVAVRTSTGMFGSMPCAIDGTGLGAKLVTFFPDNAKLGLHTHNAIIELFDPQTGVPSALLDGRLITEMRTAATSAIATRALAREGSTVGAMIGTGVQARSHVQALQAIGMLRELRVWGRTRDNAKKLADWASGLGIKATVSATIGEACLGAHVVCTVTPSTIPIVDEADIEQGTHVNAVGSSAPSMQELSPSLVGRARLFVDTVEGAMRESGDILAAIREGKLPAQPDLVRLCDVVVKQAEGRRSADETTIFKSLGMAIEDIACAAVAVERAKGKKIGTEIAV; encoded by the coding sequence ATGAGCGAGCGCCGCATGCTCGTCCTTTCGGAGGCCGACATCGCTGCGGTTCTTCCGATGGCGGACGTCATCGAGGCGGTCGAGAGCGCACTTCGGGCGCAAGCGCAAGACAAAGTCATCCAGCCGGTCAGGGTCGCCGTTCGCACGAGCACCGGCATGTTCGGCTCCATGCCGTGCGCTATCGACGGTACGGGTCTCGGCGCGAAGCTCGTCACGTTCTTCCCCGACAACGCGAAGCTCGGACTCCATACGCACAACGCGATCATCGAGCTCTTCGATCCACAGACCGGCGTGCCGTCTGCATTGCTCGACGGCCGGCTCATCACCGAGATGCGCACGGCGGCGACATCGGCGATCGCGACGCGCGCGCTCGCGCGCGAAGGGTCAACTGTCGGCGCGATGATCGGGACTGGCGTCCAAGCCCGGTCGCATGTACAAGCCCTCCAGGCGATAGGCATGCTCCGCGAACTCCGCGTCTGGGGCCGCACGCGCGACAACGCGAAGAAACTCGCCGATTGGGCCAGCGGGCTCGGCATCAAGGCGACGGTGTCGGCGACGATCGGGGAGGCGTGTCTCGGTGCGCATGTCGTCTGCACGGTGACGCCGTCGACGATTCCGATCGTGGATGAAGCAGATATCGAGCAGGGGACCCACGTCAATGCGGTCGGGTCGAGCGCGCCTTCTATGCAAGAGCTGTCACCGAGTCTTGTCGGCCGCGCGCGCCTCTTCGTCGATACGGTCGAAGGCGCGATGCGCGAGTCCGGCGACATCCTCGCCGCGATCCGCGAGGGCAAGCTTCCCGCCCAGCCCGACCTCGTTCGCCTCTGCGATGTCGTCGTGAAGCAGGCGGAGGGTCGCCGGTCGGCGGACGAAACCACGATCTTCAAATCGCTCGGCATGGCGATCGAGGACATCGCCTGCGCGGCTGTGGCCGTCGAGCGGGCTAAAGGCAAGAAGATCGGAACCGAAATAGCGGTCTAA